In the genome of Kwoniella dendrophila CBS 6074 chromosome 5, complete sequence, the window AACTTCTGGGTTGGATCCTTTAACAGTAACAACTGAATCTATCCAATGTTTCCTTGATAATGGAAAGTCCAATGGCACTCGTTGGGTTGTTGCATTGTTACATTGATTGGAGGGGTCTGATGCATCGCACTTGAAATTCAGAGGTTGTATTAGCGAACTCCTATCAAACGCTCATATTGAACCCGACGAGAGGGTTTTATGAACTTTCGTACAGCTTTGCGTACTTACAAAagcatcttcattctcaGCATCAGAGCGAGACTCATCCTGCTCATAATCCCCTTGCATATACCAGTATGATCTCTATTGAATGAACACAAACGTTAGCTTCGTGTCGATTTTTCAAATGCCCGAAAGCTTCACTCACCTCAGTTTCCTTTCCGTGCCCATACAAGCAGTAGATTTTCATCGAAGGGGCTTCTGGCAATCTAGGTAAAGTGTGAGTGTAATCGCTCAATGTTGTGAATCATTGTCAAGCTTACCTGACTTCCAAAGGGTTACTCCACTATAATTAAAAACGGTCAACCATACTACCTTGCTTTCACGATAGCCAAATCATCCAACATACCTTAGTATGATCCctatcattcttcttcagctgctctACATCTGTTTCGAATCCTACACTGTAATTACTCTCCATCATCCTCTGGAACGCGGGCGGTGTATGAGTTAAAACGTAAGGTCCGGCTTCGTTCAATGTCAAATTAGGTGATACAGTCCATTTAGTCAAATcggcttcttcttcagatgtaCCAGGATGTCGGAATGAGAAGAATCTGCCATGCGTATCGGTAGCATTttcaggatcatcaggtGCAGAATCGTGATCTCCCCAAATTCGGTTACCACCCTAACAAGTTTCGGTACGTCAATGAACTATCCAGCGCGATCAAATCTCGGCAATCTATCAGACTCACTTTCATCCACATTGAAGTAGATCCAGGCCATCTTCGGAACAGCTTGGCCCTTTCCCTTCGAGAGAAGAACTATTAACCTTTGTCAGCCGATGATCTTGAGAGACATTTCgacagcttaccttttcCAAGACCCACGAACCTGCGGGATGCTAATATTGATACCAACCTCATTTCAGCTACTACGCTTTCAATGAAGAATGCTTCAAAATAGCTCACTATCTCGACAGTATCCCGCATTTCTCCTGACAAGAAAGCGGTCATAGCTTTAGAAACTCCCAACATGGTACCGGCGACGTTTACCCAAGATTCGATGTTTTCCTATATCAAAAACACCAGGATAAGCGGCATTCCAACAGTGCTGTGCAGAACACTTACCTCAACCCAAGCAACACCTCCACCCCCTCCAAAGCCATTCTCTTTCGGATCAGATTCTACCCATTTCAAGCTGTACGTGCAATTCGTCAGTCCGATTCCTTCTTAGTGGTATCAAGAACGTGATATGACTGACAAGTACTGTTTACGAGAAAATATTAGCTTTAGTCAACATAGACGGATCTCTCATATAACTCACCAAGAGAACCGTGCCGCCCATTCTGCCTCAGCGAGTTTATCATTAGCTCAATCGCTCTATTCAAAAAATGAACATGACTGGTTACTCACGAGTGAGAGCATAATACAACTTTCTGCCCGTTATGCTTTCTCATGGTTTCTATCTTATACTTTAATCTGGTGAAGTAGGCATCTCTGGTCTCAAGGTTATAATATGCCAATCGCCTAGACATGAAGTCAGCTGACGGGATCTCTCCATAAGCTACAGCTGACGACCAGACTTACCAATCGTAAGCAGCCATATCCATGGAATTAGTATCGTAACCAAGCGTAGCCAGATTTTCCACTATTTTCTGCCAGATCCAGTACCCTATAACAAGATATTTTAGCTACTCTTGAGTCGCGAAGCTCATTCTTCTAGCTCACCTTGAATGAATTCAGACTATTGACAAAAATGTCAATTATTGCTTGTATTCAGGCAAAGTTTAGTCAGCTGGAATACTCACCGCAGCATCTAAACCTTGGGCAGCTCTGATCTTGAACCCAGGTGGATCTAATCCGGTTTCCGGATCAACTGATAAGGCTTGAAGCCACCTTTCCCTATTGAATTTGAGTGTCAGCCTATCAACTTACAATTTGTATCATTTGCAAGAATAATGACCACTTCCACATACTTATTGGTCAGAACAGCTCTTATCATTGTGGAAGTACCCTATATTGGCTTCTGtcaactgaaattgatatcatAAACAGATTCCTGAGGTAAGCTCACCCATAACCGCTTTCTGAAAAATGGTCTAGCAACACTTTCAGTCCCCCAGCTTTCCAGTCCGGTAGAGACGATACCAGGGATCAAAATTATCGGATGTTGCTTTTGCAAACCATATTGCTCCACTAATGACTCTCCTACTGTAAAATCTCGATTCTCAAGAGCTTTTCTTGCACCTACATCGCAACAGCAAAATTACAATTAGTGCAGAAAGATATTATAAGAAGTCTGTAAGATGGAAAAACAGAATCGGATGACCTTGAGAGGGTGAGacattgtatatatatgagtGACTAGACATACCTTCTACTACAGTCAAATTGGATAAAAGATCTCTAGGATCCAACGCTGCTGGTAGAGTTGTCCATATATCTTTCATATCCGCTCTGACAAATTAGGCTGTCAGCGTACAAGCTCATCTAATATAGATAAGAGAGTAGAGAATAGATATTTACGGTAAAGAAGTCAAATCAACTGCCCATAAAGCTAAACAAACCCCTAACAATACACCTCTATCATAAGGTATTACATATGAGCTTTTTTGCTCCCTTTTGTGGGAAAACCAAGGCATAGGTAGCTCACGCGGGGAAAAAGAACTGTTCATGAATGAAATCAGCAGATAAATTCTCACAATGAATATTagaaaaacttacttttCTACCAAATAACCATGACTTCCAAGTAGATTTCATTgaatgatcatgatgatgaaagaaagtCGATTCACTTAGATCTGCTCCGGACTATCAGCTATGAAAGCTCTTTCAACTGAATGTAGATGAGTTTATAACTAACCAATATCATTAAAAGGTGTACCTGGAGCTAGAATGTAGGATTAGCGACTCTAACCGAGAGCTATTTGAACGCAGAATAGCGTTCTGCGTACCGAGTAGCTGATAGGATCATTATTAGCTTGGGTCGATATAAGCTGGAATATTATAAAGGCTTACTTTATAATGACCGTCATCCTATAGCACAATCAATGTTTTGCTTTCACCATCAGCTTATCTTCCTTCAGATAAGAATATTCCGACTTTTCCTCGTCCATACGTATCTCATTGAGATATCTTTGAACgtaccttcttctttagtctGACATGTAATTCTTCAGTCTCTTTACCAATCTCATCTACTGTGTTTTTGATTCTTTGTCTTAAACCAGTAGGTGGTGGACTTCGTTTTTTACTCGTATTTGTTGAAGACTGATGAACTTCCGTTTTAGTTTTAATCTCAGAAGAAGTTGCCGTAGGTGGtgtgattgtgatttcaatttcatcatcctctGAAAGAGGTTTCGATTTCTCAGGAGGCATCGTTCAAGTCCTCTAGATATCCTTTGTTATTTCACTCTCGACTTCACACAATTTGTATAAGTAACatacatcatatatcatcatcaccaacatGATATCTTCAGTGACGTCGTCTTTTCCacttttcgttttttttgGACTGTTTACAACTTCGCAAAGTGGAGGACGTGTTtttcgttgttgttgaaacCCCACGTGGTAGATTTCCTATCTACAAAACCATGAAATTGGTCAAGAGAATGTTGTCGAAATGCTGGATTTATGTACAAGCTCATTTAGTCACCAGCACCCAAGGGAAACGCAGAATGAGAAAAAAATGTACAGTAGAGTATTGCTAGTGTGTTGACCGATATTTATGTGATTTTCATGCAATGCTATATATTTGTAGAAAAGAGaatgtgtatatgtatgtatactatatatgattatacAAGATTGTTTTCGAGTCCCCCTTCTTTCTTCGTTTTTTTTGACATTAATCCTTCCAGACCATGTAATCGACCATACTCTCATACAGCTACTATATTAtcctttcctcttcttgtGTTCCAGGTTTACTTCCAGTTAAACTTGATAACCAACCAGCTAAATTTTTATGAATTAACATTAGACCTAGGACTACTGGAAGATACCATAAGGATGTAAAAAATAGTTTTTTCGCTGTTTGTTCAGTTGTAACTTTATAAAAATTCCAAGAATCTTTTGTGAAAATATAATTTGGTATTGCTGAAGTCAACAAAAAAGACCAATCTACTGATCCAGATAATGGTGCTAATATTGATGTAAAAGGAATTAACAATATTGAATGTCTTAAAGAAACTAAAGCATTTAATCTAGGTGATAAAACGGATAACATTGGATATCCTGATAAAGCGTAAAAAGGTCTAATCATATGTGATAAAGCATTAAAATGTGGGAACTGCCATgagaataataataaaaacaGACATAATGGTGTTAATGGATTGggtaaaatatcttctttgacATTtataggtgttgatgaaaatggtaaatggAATATCATTGGTTGTTCTGAATTTGGCCATAATGATCCTCCTGTAGCTGTCCATCCCATTAAAGGAGTTATAGCTCCAACAACGGCTCCAATCCATGTATTAGATACTGAAAATCTCTTCATTGGTGTATAAATTCCAGCATAAAGTATCAAATTACCGATACCTAAAGCTGCTGTTGTGGGATTACATCCATACCATAAGATTGTACCGCCTAATATAGTACAGGTTAAACCAAACATGAATGCGTGGAAAGGTGTGATTTTTCGCATACATAATGGTCTAACTCGTGTTCTAGGTGTTTGAGCATCTATAGGAATTTCGAggatttgattgaatgtaTTGGCAGCTGCTGAAGTCAAAAGTGTTCCGATAGTAAGGTTGAATAACAATGGGATCGATAATGGCAAGGGTGATAAAGCAAGTCCAGTTGTTGCGGTAAGTGTCATCAAGACAGTTAAGTTACGCTTGGATAGTTGGGAGTACACTGTCAACAATCGTTTCAAGTTGAGTGGGGTGAGTGGTCGGTAGGCTGGTAAAGGGGCTGCTGGAGCTGTAACATTTGGGATGGGCAGGTCTGGTAGGGCAGGGACAGGGGCGTTGGCAGCTCCGTAGACTGTTTTGAATGGGGGTGAGTATGGTGCAGGTTGAGCAGTGAAAAATGGACGTTGAAGTGCTGAAGTGTGATTTTGACGACGTTGAGAATTATTCGATGAGGTTTTTATAGCtgctctttcttttgatgagGCAGTAGAGGCATTGGGTGCTTGGATTCGTGGTgtagaggatgaagatgaagcgtTTATAGCTGCTTTCTGTTCTTGTTGAGATTCGTGATCGGAAGGAGATGATTGTTCTAATTGAGTAGGTTCACCAATTTCgattttagctaattgacCATCTACCATTTTCCTGAATTTCCCATGTCTTCTAGTAATCAAATCATGATATGATCCATCTTCCGCTACAGCACCACCTTCAAGTAAGACAACTCTATCTGCTGAAGCGATTGACGATAATCTATGAGCGATAAGGATGACGGTTATATCGGAATTGGCGAAAAGATCGTTGAGAGCAGCATTGACTGCTCTTTCAGATTCGGAATCGAGGGCAGACGTAGCTTCGTCCATCAACAATACTGATGGATTGCCGACAAGTGCTCTAGCAATAGCTATACGTTGTCTTTGACCACCAGATAAACTGTTCTTATTGATTATTGTATCATAACCTTGTGGTAGACTTTCAATAAAATCACAATGAGCAACTCTTGCAGCACGTTTGATATCTTCTCTTGTAGCGTGACTATGACCATAAGCGATATTTTGTTCAATTGTTCCACCAAATAAAATTGGATCTTGAGGTACTATACCAATTCTTGATCTCCATGATTCAGGTACAAATGattttatatcttgattGTCAAATACCACTGATCCTGAAGTTGGATCATAAAATcttaataataataattgaattgatgatttacctgaaccacttccaccaactaaagcaattctttcacctttGTCAATTCTTAAATTCAATCCATTTAATACTTTTGCATCAGGTCTAGATGGATATGCAAAATTTACATTTCTTAATTCGATTGATCCacttcttgatttgattaaattttcaccttcacccaaaggtataggtggtggtaaagcatGTAATCCAATTATACGTTGTGATGCACCAACACCTTTCATTAATCCAGTGAAGAATCCAGCTAATGTGTTTAAACTCCATTCAATCCAATTGACGTAAATAAATAAAGAAGTCATATCACCAACAGtaatttcacctcttttaACTAAAACACCACCATAAATTAAAAGACCTATcataccaatatcacctgCAACTTCATTTGCACCTTGAAAAATACCATTTGCATaagtttctcttttttgtaatttataAACACCATTAACTTTTGATGCATAAAGTTGTTTTTCTGAATTTTGTGTATTTGATGCAGTTATAGTTCTATGTGCagataatctttcttcagctaattttgaCATACCACCCATTGCTTCTTGAGTTTTTAAAGACaattttctaataaatctacCATAAAAGAAAGTTCCAACTGCTATAGGTGGTATAATACATAACATCACAAATGTTAATGTAGGTGAAATCAAATACATTGCACCTATACCGGCACCAGCACCTAATATGGCTTTtaatccttcacctaaattttcAGATAAACTTTGTCCAACAATTGATGTATCTTGTCCTAATCTAGATAAAGCATCTCCAACTCCAGCAGTTTCAATAtgtgatggtggtaaagctaGATATTTTCCGTATGTTTGGTTTCTACGTAATCATTTGATAGTTCAGCGAATTTTATTAGCTATCCCAACCATGACTATTCAAGTTCCGCACGTCTGTAACTTACCTGATAGACGCGACAGTCCTCTGACCAGCTAATCTAAGCGCTATACTTCTacctgaattagctgctgcACCAATTAACAAAACTACCGCTAAAGCTCCTGTAGCTTGTTCCAATGGTAAACCTAATAATAAAGTAGCTTCTGAACCTGGAGTGAAAAAATCTATAATTCTACCTATAACCCAGGGTATTGATAAATTGACTgctgttgaaattgataaacaagTTACACCGATAGTTAATAATGGCCATTGTGGTTTtgctaaagataataattttAAGATTGATGCTGCATCTGGTTTTGCATCTTTCCCTCCtttttcagatgaagaagtaggCGTTATTTCTGCTGTTGCTGATGGTGGTGCTATAGGGGCTAAAGGATGTATAGGtattggtgaaggtgcttTACTGTTCTCTTTATCCTGATTTTCTTCTGAGGATTGTTCGACGCTACTTGATCGAGAATTGTCTATCTTTGAATTATTGGAATTGAACCGTATTTGTGTGAAAGTCGATCTCTGAGATAGTGAGAAAGGTAAGGGTAAAATGTATGGTGACAATGaggatgatggtgaagatggttgTAGCCTTGTTCTACTACATCCTATATTTGTTGATAATAGTCTTAATGTCGAAGTGGTTGATTTCTGTCGAGGGGTAAAAGAACGTGATGAAGTTGGCCATATACGCGGTATGGTCAGAACGATTGACCTCGCTATTCCGAGGCCTTCTCGGACTGCCATTTTGGCGATTTAAGACTTGACAAAGTCGAGGTGTCGGTTTGAGGCGTTGATATGCCTGTCGTACTATACTATATGAGCAGTGTTAGATATGTACGCAAAGAGGTAGTATCGATAAcatcaaagatgaaatgtaGTACAAATAGGATCGGCATCCGAATGTTGAAGCAAGAATAGCAGGAATAGCAAGgatatcaactttttttAACCGTAAATGCAATTAATTCCGAAACATTGATACTATGTGATAAATGGGTAACCGATTTAAGGTAATCATCCATGGTCCGcaaaaagttgaatgttgatgtcccatgttgattttgttgttaCATGTTATGTTAATAGTCAATCTCTAACTTGATCATTACAGTTGAAACATCGCATAAGATATACAAAGCGCTTGGAGTTAAACCAAAGATCAAAGGTGAAAAATATATAGTCAAAATGGTCAACTCATCATTAAAGAGTAAGTCATATCATTCGACTGTTTCTTGAAGATGGCAAATACTGATGATGTTCTTGGGTGATAGACGCCATGGCAAGGCGTAATCATAAAGAAAGATCACAACCAACACATAGAGCACGTATGGGATTATTAGAAAAACATAAAGATTATGTACATAGAGCAAGAGattataaatcaaaacaagaTAGAATTAaaaaattaagagaaaaagctgcatttaaaaataaagatgaattttaTTTCGGTATGATTAAAAATCAAACTAAAAATGGTATCGCAATTGCAGATAGAGGAAATAAATCTTTAGATACGgatttagttaaattatTAAAAACTCAAGATTTAGGTTATTTAAGAATTCAAATtgcaaaagatgaaaaagtgagttttgagTTGATTTTCGCTTCAGTTTTTGTTGTTTCTCCATTGTGTTGCGATATCACAAACAAAGTGTCCAGTTGGTTCTATCTCTGTGATTTATGAAATCACATCTCATAGATTGACAAGCTGACTTCAAGTAATAATCTTACCCCTCTAGAAAATACGTAACCTCAAAGCCGAATTAGAAGTCAGTTCATCATTAGCAGGTCCGAGTAATAGTTTAAGTGCAGATATAGAATCAGAATGGGATGCAGTagcagaattagctgaagttgaaaaattaGCAGAAATGGGTATAATAATAAAACCTCAAGAactttctttatcatcaacaagtcgaaaaaaaggtaaaggtaaaggtaaagcaccTGCTGAGGGTCATGTAATTtttgctgatgataaagaggAATGTAAGTGTGTGGCTCACCAGATTTCAAAGTCGATGtatgctgattttgatattatgaATTATCAAAGTTGAGAAATATGGTGAATCAAGCTCGCCCTCaatagaagatgatgctatagcagatgaagaagtagttGATCTAGGTTGGGCAGAACcaattcaattgaaaaagaagaacaaacaAAAAGTCATTGAACTTATAAAAGcggatattgatgaagaaacaataGCGGAACAAGCtagagtaagttgattttggCAAATcatttgagtttgagtttgagttttGTTCGATTTAAGATATTAGAGAATGAAAGATCGTACTACCTTACTATGCGATTTTTTTTTACTGTAAGCTAACCAAGTATACAATTTACTTTTCATAGGAACATCGTATGGAaaatttaactttattatcaGCCTATTTAGGAAGAATTAAATTATTACGTCAagcagaatcaaaattagaaatgaCAAAAGGATTAATGGGTAAAGGAGGATCTGCTAAAAAAATTAGAGAATCTGGATTTGTGGAAGATGATACAGCACcagaaaataaaaatggtgaaagaacTAGATTACAATCGAAAttatggaaatggaaattagaaagaagacGTTAGATGGGACCTTTTCAATCCTCCTATTTTCAATCACAAGATCATTTTATTTGTTTTATTTTTGTAATCCCACTCACCATCATTCCATCattccatcatcaagttATTGTAGTTTTAGTTCATTCATGcattatttgttgttatttaTCCTGCA includes:
- a CDS encoding protoheme IX farnesyltransferase, with translation MAVREGLGIARSIVLTIPRIWPTSSRSFTPRQKSTTSTLRLLSTNIGCSRTRLQPSSPSSSLSPYILPLPFSLSQRSTFTQIRFNSNNSKIDNSRSSSVEQSSEENQDKENSKAPSPIPIHPLAPIAPPSATAEITPTSSSEKGGKDAKPDAASILKLLSLAKPQWPLLTIGVTCLSISTAVNLSIPWVIGRIIDFFTPGSEATLLLGLPLEQATGALAVVLLIGAAANSGRSIALRLAGQRTVASIRNQTYGKYLALPPSHIETAGVGDALSRLGQDTSIVGQSLSENLGEGLKAILGAGAGIGAMYLISPTLTFVMLCIIPPIAVGTFFYGRFIRKLSLKTQEAMGGMSKLAEERLSAHRTITASNTQNSEKQLYASKVNGVYKLQKRETYANGIFQGANEVAGDIGMIGLLIYGGVLVKRGEITVGDMTSLFIYVNWIEWSLNTLAGFFTGLMKGVGASQRIIGLHALPPPIPLGEGENLIKSRSGSIELRNVNFAYPSRPDAKVLNGLNLRIDKGERIALVGGSGSGKSSIQLLLLRFYDPTSGSVVFDNQDIKSFVPESWRSRIGIVPQDPILFGGTIEQNIAYGHSHATREDIKRAARVAHCDFIESLPQGYDTIINKNSLSGGQRQRIAIARALVGNPSVLLMDEATSALDSESERAVNAALNDLFANSDITVILIAHRLSSIASADRVVLLEGGAVAEDGSYHDLITRRHGKFRKMVDGQLAKIEIGEPTQLEQSSPSDHESQQEQKAAINASSSSSTPRIQAPNASTASSKERAAIKTSSNNSQRRQNHTSALQRPFFTAQPAPYSPPFKTVYGAANAPVPALPDLPIPNVTAPAAPLPAYRPLTPLNLKRLLTVYSQLSKRNLTVLMTLTATTGLALSPLPLSIPLLFNLTIGTLLTSAAANTFNQILEIPIDAQTPRTRVRPLCMRKITPFHAFMFGLTCTILGGTILWYGCNPTTAALGIGNLILYAGIYTPMKRFSVSNTWIGAVVGAITPLMGWTATGGSLWPNSEQPMIFHLPFSSTPINVKEDILPNPLTPLCLFLLLFSWQFPHFNALSHMIRPFYALSGYPMLSVLSPRLNALVSLRHSILLIPFTSILAPLSGSVDWSFLLTSAIPNYIFTKDSWNFYKVTTEQTAKKLFFTSLWYLPVVLGLMLIHKNLAGWLSSLTGSKPGTQEEERII